One window of the Fundidesulfovibrio putealis DSM 16056 genome contains the following:
- a CDS encoding ammonium transporter: MNAADTAFILISAALVLLMTPGLGLFYGGMVRSKNVLATLMHSYVLIGLISIEWAILGYTMAFGSDIGGIVGGLDYLNLAGMDKPNDLAKTVPHLAFMAFQMMFAVITPALISGAFAERIRFSAFLLFSLIWAICIYNPLAHWVWGGGWLAGLGALDFAGGAVVHMSSGASALAFCLFLGKRKNYGREPFIPHNLPMTILGAGILWFGWFGFNAGSALSAGDLAASAFVTTHLAAAAASLSWIFAEWMHRGKPTTLGLASGAVAGLVAITPAAGFVTPMASIIIGLVGGLVCYLGVNMKHIFKYDDALDVVGVHGLGGTWGALATGLFATKAVNEVGNDGLLYGNPDLLWSQFISVVATWVFCFVGTLVILYIVNAIIKVRVNEEDENKGLDVSQHGETGYQN, translated from the coding sequence ATGAACGCGGCGGACACAGCTTTCATTCTCATCTCGGCTGCCCTGGTATTGCTCATGACTCCCGGGCTTGGTCTTTTCTACGGCGGCATGGTCCGCTCCAAAAACGTCCTGGCCACCCTGATGCACAGCTATGTGCTCATCGGCCTGATCTCCATCGAGTGGGCCATCCTCGGCTACACCATGGCCTTCGGGTCCGACATCGGCGGCATCGTGGGCGGCCTGGACTACCTCAACCTGGCGGGCATGGATAAGCCCAACGACCTCGCCAAGACCGTGCCCCACCTGGCCTTCATGGCCTTCCAGATGATGTTCGCAGTCATCACCCCGGCACTCATTTCCGGCGCCTTCGCGGAACGCATCCGCTTCAGCGCCTTCCTTCTTTTCAGCCTGATCTGGGCCATCTGCATCTACAACCCCCTTGCCCACTGGGTGTGGGGCGGCGGCTGGCTGGCCGGCCTTGGCGCGCTCGACTTCGCCGGCGGCGCGGTCGTCCACATGAGCTCCGGCGCTTCCGCCCTGGCCTTCTGCCTCTTCCTGGGCAAGCGCAAGAACTACGGCCGCGAGCCCTTCATCCCTCATAACCTGCCGATGACCATCCTCGGCGCCGGTATCCTGTGGTTCGGCTGGTTCGGCTTCAACGCAGGCAGCGCGCTGTCCGCTGGCGATCTGGCCGCCTCGGCCTTCGTCACCACCCACCTGGCCGCCGCCGCCGCTTCCCTCTCCTGGATCTTCGCGGAGTGGATGCATCGCGGCAAGCCCACCACCCTGGGCCTGGCCTCCGGCGCGGTCGCCGGTCTGGTCGCCATCACCCCGGCCGCTGGTTTCGTCACCCCCATGGCCTCCATCATCATCGGTCTGGTCGGCGGCCTGGTGTGCTATTTGGGTGTTAACATGAAGCACATCTTCAAGTATGATGACGCCCTGGACGTTGTGGGCGTGCACGGCCTGGGCGGCACCTGGGGCGCGCTGGCCACCGGCCTGTTCGCCACCAAGGCCGTGAACGAGGTCGGCAACGACGGCCTGCTTTACGGCAACCCCGATCTGCTCTGGAGCCAGTTCATCTCCGTGGTGGCCACCTGGGTGTTCTGCTTCGTGGGCACGCTCGTCATCCTGTACATCGTGAACGCGATCATCAAGGTCCGCGTCAACGAGGAAGACGAGAACAAGGGTCTGGACGTCAGCCAGCACGGCGAAACCGGCTATCAGAACTAA
- a CDS encoding response regulator yields the protein MAETLPAAKCILTVDDDISVRATIAAWIEDTGYTPIQASSGVEGLEKLAQHKPDLVLLDLRMPVMDGLAFLDEKKRLGDDTPVIVVSGRADLQDAIRAFRLGAWDYITKPIESFELLEHAVSVIFERRDMALKIRQAEARYTNLVQNIPLVIFSLDENLNLQFVNRASQSMLGFSREEALESPGWLLERIHPDDRDRVRQVLQGSLDDCTLTFSKTCRLLHRTGRVVHGILKSVPLGSCDAGYGRPVVEGIILDITDRLMLEKYLVQKEKVKTLGAISAEVAHEIRNPLMSIGGFARRLLKKSPGLAEAEIILGEAQRLERILDRIRDYLSPVRLHRTAILLSDVVRDCLELLSPELDANGVSPSLDVEPDITAVEEDPDLLTQVVINLIRSTLTTLAPQGRMWIRAFVSEQFLHLEIGGDQAAPVEDVEKVFLPFDEGGDTIGLPFCYRLLRTMGGALAFEQRDGKGFYTMSVPRGEHGPTGFKSQR from the coding sequence ATGGCCGAAACGCTCCCTGCTGCCAAATGCATACTCACCGTGGACGACGACATTTCCGTGCGGGCCACCATAGCCGCCTGGATCGAGGACACAGGGTACACACCCATACAGGCCTCAAGCGGCGTGGAGGGATTGGAAAAGCTCGCGCAACACAAGCCCGACCTCGTCCTTCTGGACCTTCGCATGCCGGTCATGGACGGCCTTGCCTTCCTGGATGAAAAGAAGAGGCTCGGAGACGACACACCCGTCATCGTTGTCTCCGGCAGGGCGGACCTGCAGGACGCCATCCGCGCCTTCCGCCTGGGAGCCTGGGATTACATCACCAAGCCCATCGAGAGCTTCGAGCTGCTGGAACACGCGGTATCAGTGATCTTCGAACGCCGGGATATGGCCTTGAAGATCCGGCAGGCCGAGGCGCGCTATACCAATCTGGTCCAGAACATACCGCTGGTGATCTTCAGCCTGGATGAGAACCTCAACCTTCAGTTCGTGAACCGTGCCAGCCAGAGCATGCTCGGTTTCTCCCGCGAGGAGGCCCTGGAGTCGCCCGGCTGGCTGCTGGAACGCATCCACCCCGACGACCGGGACCGCGTCCGTCAGGTGCTCCAGGGCAGCCTGGACGACTGCACCCTCACGTTTTCCAAAACCTGCCGCCTGCTTCACAGGACCGGGCGCGTAGTCCACGGCATCCTGAAGTCCGTGCCTTTGGGCAGTTGCGACGCAGGGTACGGCCGTCCCGTGGTGGAAGGAATCATCCTGGACATAACCGATCGGCTGATGCTGGAAAAGTATCTGGTGCAGAAGGAGAAGGTGAAGACGCTGGGAGCGATCTCCGCCGAAGTGGCTCATGAGATACGCAACCCGCTCATGTCCATCGGGGGGTTCGCGCGCAGGCTCCTGAAAAAGTCTCCGGGTTTGGCTGAAGCCGAGATCATTCTCGGGGAGGCACAACGCCTGGAGCGCATCCTGGACCGTATCCGGGACTACCTGAGCCCCGTGCGACTGCACCGGACCGCCATCCTGCTCTCGGACGTGGTGCGCGACTGCCTGGAATTGCTCTCGCCGGAACTGGACGCCAACGGAGTGAGCCCCTCATTGGATGTGGAGCCGGACATCACCGCCGTGGAGGAAGACCCTGACCTGTTGACCCAGGTGGTCATAAACCTCATCCGTTCCACCCTCACCACGTTGGCGCCGCAGGGCCGCATGTGGATACGGGCTTTCGTGAGCGAGCAGTTCCTGCATCTGGAGATCGGCGGGGATCAGGCCGCGCCGGTGGAAGACGTGGAAAAGGTGTTTCTGCCCTTTGACGAAGGGGGGGACACCATAGGGCTGCCGTTCTGCTATCGGCTGCTGCGCACCATGGGCGGCGCGCTGGCCTTTGAACAGCGCGACGGCAAGGGGTTCTACACCATGAGCGTCCCGCGCGGCGAGCACGGCCCGACCGGCTTCAAGAGCCAGCGCTGA
- a CDS encoding P-II family nitrogen regulator: MRKIEIITRPYKLEDIKKALTDAGVKGMTVSEVKGFGRQRGHKEIYRGAEYQVDFVPKIKIELVIDAAIVPTVLKAIEGAARTGEVGDGKIFITPVEEVVRIRTGETGKDAI; this comes from the coding sequence ATGCGCAAGATTGAAATCATTACCCGGCCCTACAAGCTGGAAGACATCAAGAAGGCCCTCACCGATGCGGGCGTCAAGGGCATGACCGTCTCCGAGGTCAAAGGCTTTGGCCGCCAGCGCGGACACAAGGAAATCTACCGCGGCGCTGAGTACCAGGTGGACTTCGTCCCCAAGATCAAGATCGAGCTGGTCATCGACGCAGCCATCGTGCCCACGGTCCTCAAGGCCATCGAAGGAGCGGCTCGCACCGGCGAGGTAGGCGACGGCAAGATCTTCATCACCCCGGTGGAGGAAGTCGTGCGCATCCGCACCGGCGAAACCGGCAAGGACGCCATCTAA
- the cysS gene encoding cysteine--tRNA ligase: protein MQLYNTITRSKELFVPVTAGRVNMYVCGITAYDYCHIGHARSAVVFDVMVRYLRSQGLEVRFARNFTDVDDKIIKRAQQEQSTSEAVSEKYINAFYEDMDRLNILRADLEPKATEYIGEMVRLAKHLIDTGYAYATPSGDVYFRVRAFKPYGKLSGRNLEELQAGARVAPGEEKEDPLDFALWKSAKPGEPTWDSPWGPGRPGWHLECSAMSEDLLGLPLDIHGGGQDLIFPHHENEIAQTEAAAGKEFSNFWVHNGFVQIDSEKMSKSLGNFVTIRDIFGYCLPEVLRFFLVTAHYRSPLDYSTEALDEAEKGIKRIYSALAQMEEVLAGTKWAATPAPKELEDELSLLEAGFVQAMEDDLNTAAALGHLFGMVRLAGRIMEDKTLRKSQGGKAILERIKADVAGYAKILGVLDSNPATFLIDLRDSKARRKGIEAAAVEALLAARKDARANKDFAASDRIRDELAAMGVDVKDTPAGAVWDVA, encoded by the coding sequence ATGCAGCTCTACAATACCATCACGCGCTCCAAGGAACTCTTCGTCCCCGTCACCGCAGGCCGGGTGAACATGTATGTCTGCGGCATCACCGCCTACGACTACTGCCACATCGGGCACGCCCGCTCCGCCGTGGTGTTCGACGTGATGGTCCGCTACCTGCGCTCCCAGGGTCTGGAAGTCCGCTTCGCCCGCAACTTCACCGACGTGGACGACAAGATAATAAAGCGCGCCCAGCAGGAGCAGTCCACCTCCGAGGCAGTGTCCGAGAAGTACATCAACGCCTTCTACGAAGACATGGACCGCCTGAACATCCTGCGCGCCGACCTGGAGCCCAAGGCCACCGAGTACATCGGCGAGATGGTCCGGCTGGCCAAGCACCTGATCGACACAGGCTACGCCTACGCCACCCCGTCCGGCGACGTGTATTTCCGCGTGCGCGCCTTCAAGCCCTACGGCAAGCTCTCCGGGCGCAACCTCGAGGAGCTTCAGGCCGGAGCGCGCGTGGCCCCCGGCGAAGAGAAGGAAGACCCGCTGGATTTCGCCCTGTGGAAGTCCGCCAAGCCCGGCGAACCCACCTGGGACAGCCCCTGGGGACCGGGCCGCCCCGGCTGGCATCTCGAATGCTCGGCCATGAGCGAGGACCTGCTGGGCCTGCCCCTGGACATCCACGGCGGCGGCCAGGACCTCATCTTCCCCCACCACGAGAACGAAATCGCCCAGACCGAGGCCGCCGCTGGCAAGGAGTTCTCCAACTTCTGGGTGCACAACGGCTTCGTGCAGATCGACTCCGAGAAGATGTCCAAGTCGCTCGGCAACTTCGTGACCATCCGCGACATCTTCGGCTACTGCCTGCCCGAGGTGCTGCGCTTCTTCCTGGTGACCGCCCACTACCGCTCGCCCCTGGACTACTCCACCGAGGCCCTGGACGAGGCCGAGAAGGGAATCAAGCGCATCTATTCCGCGCTGGCCCAAATGGAGGAAGTGCTGGCCGGGACCAAGTGGGCCGCAACGCCCGCCCCCAAGGAACTCGAGGACGAGCTGTCGCTCCTGGAGGCCGGGTTCGTCCAGGCCATGGAGGACGACCTGAACACCGCCGCCGCACTGGGCCATCTGTTCGGCATGGTGCGCCTGGCCGGGCGCATTATGGAAGACAAGACCCTGCGCAAGAGCCAGGGCGGCAAGGCCATCCTGGAACGCATCAAGGCTGACGTCGCGGGCTATGCCAAAATCCTGGGAGTGCTGGATTCCAACCCGGCCACCTTCCTGATCGACCTGCGCGACAGCAAGGCCAGGCGCAAGGGCATCGAGGCCGCCGCCGTGGAAGCGCTGCTGGCCGCGCGCAAGGACGCCCGCGCCAACAAGGATTTCGCTGCCTCCGACCGCATCCGGGACGAGCTTGCCGCCATGGGGGTGGATGTGAAGGATACCCCTGCCGGGGCAGTGTGGGACGTGGCCTAG
- a CDS encoding FkbM family methyltransferase — MPDARRIIDGGANKGRTVARFLDLYPQAHVAAYEPMPRLARKLHKRFAEDHRVSVRAAALGSCQDRLCLNVLESATCSSFLAPTGIRDKHAGKPMDVAQTVLVDVVCLDCELAASPDIIKLDLQGFELEALRGAEALLRGVAAVLCEVSFANLYEGQPAGGDVISWMEERGFRLDGLYGPWFDKDGTVIAADALFVAGREE; from the coding sequence GTGCCCGACGCACGCCGGATCATCGACGGCGGAGCCAACAAGGGGCGCACCGTGGCGCGTTTTCTGGACCTTTACCCGCAGGCGCACGTGGCAGCGTACGAGCCTATGCCGCGTCTGGCCCGCAAGCTTCACAAGCGTTTCGCCGAGGATCACCGCGTGAGCGTCCGCGCTGCGGCCTTGGGCAGTTGTCAGGACCGCCTCTGCCTGAACGTGCTGGAAAGCGCCACCTGTTCGTCGTTTCTTGCGCCAACCGGGATCCGCGACAAGCACGCGGGAAAGCCCATGGACGTGGCCCAGACCGTGCTGGTGGACGTCGTCTGTCTGGACTGCGAACTGGCCGCATCGCCCGACATCATCAAGCTCGATCTGCAAGGTTTCGAGCTTGAGGCGTTGCGCGGGGCCGAGGCCCTGTTGCGGGGTGTTGCCGCCGTCCTCTGTGAGGTGTCCTTCGCCAATCTCTACGAGGGACAACCTGCCGGTGGCGACGTGATAAGCTGGATGGAAGAGCGGGGGTTCAGGCTGGACGGGCTGTATGGTCCCTGGTTCGACAAGGACGGCACCGTAATCGCCGCGGATGCGCTGTTTGTGGCGGGAAGAGAAGAGTAA
- the ispD gene encoding 2-C-methyl-D-erythritol 4-phosphate cytidylyltransferase, with protein sequence MNVWTILLAAGSGSRMAAAGLSTRKQFLDAGGEPVFWKSARAFARTAGVSGMVFVLPPSEHDAMAETIARLDREAPLGLEWTTAIGGERRQDSLENGLAALPALCTHVLVHDAARCFVTPAVIVRVIDALRAGAKAVIPAVAVKDTIKEVSGGVVSSTPDRSRLMAVQTPQGVELQTLRQGFEAARRDNLTVTDDAGLAEALGLPVHVVEGSEDNVKLTTPEDLRLLGRTSPQIAVPRVGFGYDVHRYVTAKTPESTPGRPMVLGCTPIPGAPQVIAHSDGDVLLHALADALLGCLCQGDIGQHFPDTDQAYAGVASSILVSEVLAKFGPAGLTLTHVDLTIVAQIPRIGPHRDHIRRNVAGLLGLAQDRVNVKATTEEKLGFTGEKLGIKAYATATAISLMDADALRPCS encoded by the coding sequence ATGAACGTCTGGACCATACTCCTGGCCGCCGGAAGCGGCTCGCGCATGGCCGCCGCAGGCCTCTCCACCCGCAAGCAGTTCCTGGACGCGGGCGGCGAGCCGGTCTTCTGGAAATCGGCCCGCGCCTTCGCGCGTACGGCTGGCGTGTCCGGCATGGTCTTCGTGCTGCCGCCCAGCGAGCATGACGCCATGGCCGAAACCATCGCCCGGCTTGACCGCGAAGCGCCGCTTGGCCTGGAGTGGACCACCGCCATAGGCGGAGAGCGCCGCCAGGATTCGCTGGAAAACGGCCTGGCCGCCCTGCCCGCCCTCTGCACCCACGTGCTGGTGCACGACGCCGCGCGCTGCTTCGTCACCCCGGCGGTCATCGTCCGGGTGATCGACGCCTTGCGTGCCGGGGCAAAGGCCGTCATCCCGGCAGTGGCCGTCAAGGACACCATCAAGGAAGTATCCGGCGGCGTGGTCTCGTCCACGCCGGACCGCTCGCGCCTCATGGCGGTGCAGACCCCGCAGGGCGTGGAGCTCCAGACACTGCGCCAGGGCTTCGAGGCGGCGCGCCGCGACAATCTCACCGTCACCGACGACGCGGGGCTGGCCGAGGCGCTGGGCCTGCCCGTGCATGTGGTGGAAGGCTCGGAGGACAACGTGAAGCTGACCACGCCCGAGGACCTGCGCCTGCTGGGCCGTACATCCCCCCAGATCGCCGTGCCCCGCGTGGGCTTCGGCTACGACGTGCACCGCTACGTCACCGCGAAGACGCCCGAATCGACTCCAGGCCGTCCCATGGTCCTTGGCTGCACGCCCATCCCAGGCGCGCCCCAGGTGATCGCCCACTCCGACGGCGACGTGCTCCTGCACGCCCTGGCCGACGCGCTGCTTGGCTGCCTGTGCCAGGGCGACATCGGCCAGCACTTCCCGGACACCGACCAGGCCTATGCGGGCGTGGCAAGCTCCATCCTGGTGAGCGAGGTTCTTGCGAAATTCGGCCCGGCAGGGCTCACGCTCACGCACGTGGACCTGACCATCGTGGCCCAGATTCCGCGCATCGGACCGCACCGCGACCACATCCGCCGCAATGTGGCCGGTCTTCTGGGCCTTGCGCAGGACCGGGTGAACGTGAAGGCCACCACCGAGGAGAAGCTCGGCTTCACCGGTGAGAAGCTGGGGATCAAGGCCTACGCCACGGCCACGGCCATCTCGCTCATGGACGCGGACGCCCTGCGGCCCTGCTCCTGA
- the glnD gene encoding [protein-PII] uridylyltransferase translates to MARPTSKAVRSLDRKRRKLLEAPGVGFCQKHAIAFDDYFRNRLTELPPSTIPFAVVAVGGYGRSELCPRSDIDVLLLYGRSVPEEAKELAKAVFFPLWDLGADLGHGVRSTDECLELAATDWQVFASLIDTRFLAGDRQIFDDFVKRRDKKLLPGRATDFKTWLEGQNRSRASRYGDASGMLEPNLKEALGGLRDVHQVRWLDTLSRLSGAGLPAEWLAVLEGHLEFLLVVRNHLHVVLNRKDDHLSLDAQRELARRLGFEAAGAIRGVEAFLTELHRIMAEIRTLHRALWPLLGNAVPPAPAPAKPLGANVVLTRDGLDFTEGLSSVSPGDVLDIFGHSLRLGEPLSLSARRGIEAAIPEIASFAATAEGGERAFALLRKALLEPGGDAALTDMLETGVLGALVPEFGRVQHMVQYDVFHIHPVGRHTLETILELKKAALPEHPWHHVYARLPHPERLFLGALFHDIGKGLGGAHSEKGVDLTREALSRFGLDEDALSDVSFLVLRHLLLADTAMRRDISDRDVLAATAQRVSTPERLDMLLLLTMADSQATGPSAWNDWKASLIGGLHARVFSMLEGGSLFDAGDAQAMLHLRDDLYAKAKDLFSAERLEACLDAMPPRYLLSRSATDILGDLHLLARLDEALEEDSRMRPASKAGIGVAIIEATPSPAGDGWSVTLAARHQPGLFATMAGVLALHGINIRSADFFLWSDATELHTYQTANPPDNLFPDELWARVRRALRYALTGKLSLDYRIQEKRASPLTPRPPDMGIRPSVGVDNDSSEYFTRLEVKASDRLGRLYDIAVALDSLELDVHMAKIDTHGLEVYDVFYVRAQKGRKVTDSQRIDEITHILLAGLA, encoded by the coding sequence ATGGCACGCCCCACCTCAAAAGCAGTCCGCAGCCTGGACAGAAAACGCCGGAAGCTCCTGGAAGCCCCCGGCGTCGGTTTTTGTCAAAAACACGCAATTGCCTTCGACGACTATTTCCGAAACCGCCTGACGGAACTCCCCCCCAGCACGATCCCTTTCGCCGTCGTGGCCGTAGGCGGCTACGGGCGCTCCGAACTGTGTCCACGCTCGGACATAGACGTGCTGCTGCTTTACGGGCGTTCAGTCCCCGAGGAAGCCAAGGAACTGGCCAAGGCTGTGTTCTTCCCGCTGTGGGACCTGGGGGCCGACCTGGGACATGGAGTACGCTCAACCGACGAATGCCTGGAACTTGCCGCCACGGACTGGCAGGTATTCGCCTCCCTGATCGACACGCGTTTTCTGGCCGGAGACCGGCAAATATTCGACGATTTCGTCAAACGTCGCGACAAAAAGCTCCTGCCCGGACGCGCAACGGACTTCAAGACCTGGCTGGAAGGGCAGAACAGAAGCCGCGCATCCCGCTACGGCGACGCGTCGGGGATGCTTGAGCCCAATCTCAAGGAAGCCCTGGGCGGCCTTCGCGACGTGCATCAGGTACGCTGGTTGGACACGCTCTCGCGCCTGAGCGGCGCAGGGCTCCCCGCCGAATGGCTCGCCGTCCTGGAAGGACATCTGGAATTTCTGCTCGTGGTGCGCAACCACCTCCACGTGGTGCTGAACCGCAAGGACGACCATCTGAGCCTGGACGCCCAGCGCGAACTGGCCCGCCGCCTGGGTTTCGAGGCAGCCGGAGCCATCCGCGGCGTCGAGGCCTTCCTGACAGAACTGCACCGCATCATGGCCGAGATCCGCACCCTGCACCGCGCCCTCTGGCCGCTGCTTGGCAACGCCGTCCCCCCTGCCCCCGCGCCAGCCAAGCCGCTGGGCGCAAACGTTGTGCTCACCCGAGACGGCCTGGACTTCACCGAAGGGCTCAGTTCGGTCAGCCCCGGCGACGTCCTGGACATTTTCGGCCACTCCCTGCGCCTGGGAGAGCCGCTCTCGCTTTCCGCGCGGCGTGGCATAGAGGCCGCCATCCCCGAGATCGCCAGCTTCGCGGCCACCGCCGAGGGCGGCGAGCGGGCCTTCGCGCTGCTGCGCAAGGCGCTCCTGGAACCCGGCGGCGACGCGGCACTCACCGACATGCTGGAGACCGGTGTGCTCGGGGCGCTGGTCCCCGAATTCGGGCGTGTGCAGCACATGGTGCAGTACGACGTGTTCCACATCCATCCGGTAGGCCGACACACCCTGGAGACCATCCTCGAACTCAAGAAGGCCGCGCTGCCGGAGCATCCCTGGCATCACGTCTACGCCCGGCTGCCACACCCCGAGCGCCTTTTCCTGGGGGCGCTCTTCCACGACATCGGCAAGGGCCTGGGCGGCGCGCACTCCGAGAAGGGCGTGGACCTGACCCGCGAGGCCCTGTCCCGCTTCGGCCTGGACGAGGACGCCCTCTCCGACGTGAGCTTTTTGGTGCTGCGCCATCTGCTGCTGGCCGACACCGCCATGCGCCGCGACATCTCCGACCGCGACGTGCTGGCCGCCACGGCCCAGCGCGTCTCCACGCCCGAGCGCCTGGACATGCTGCTGCTCCTGACCATGGCCGACTCCCAGGCCACCGGCCCCTCCGCCTGGAACGACTGGAAGGCCAGCCTCATCGGCGGCCTGCACGCGCGGGTGTTCTCCATGCTGGAGGGAGGCTCCCTGTTTGACGCTGGAGACGCCCAGGCCATGCTGCACCTTCGCGACGACCTGTACGCCAAGGCCAAGGACCTCTTCTCTGCGGAACGGCTGGAAGCCTGCCTGGACGCCATGCCTCCCCGCTACCTGCTCTCCCGCTCCGCCACCGACATTCTTGGCGACCTGCATCTGCTGGCCCGACTGGACGAAGCCCTGGAAGAGGACTCGCGCATGCGCCCCGCCAGCAAGGCCGGGATCGGAGTGGCCATCATCGAGGCCACCCCCTCCCCCGCAGGCGACGGCTGGAGCGTTACGCTCGCAGCGAGGCACCAGCCCGGGCTCTTCGCCACCATGGCCGGGGTGCTGGCCCTGCACGGCATCAACATCCGTTCCGCCGATTTCTTCCTCTGGAGCGACGCAACCGAGCTCCACACCTACCAGACCGCCAATCCGCCGGACAACCTCTTCCCGGACGAACTCTGGGCCAGGGTGCGCCGCGCGCTGCGCTACGCCCTCACCGGCAAGCTCTCGCTGGACTACCGCATCCAGGAGAAGCGCGCCTCCCCCCTGACGCCGCGCCCGCCCGACATGGGCATCCGGCCCAGCGTCGGCGTGGACAATGACTCATCCGAGTACTTCACCCGCCTGGAAGTCAAAGCCTCCGATCGGCTGGGAAGGCTCTACGACATCGCCGTGGCCCTGGATTCATTGGAGCTTGACGTGCACATGGCCAAGATCGACACCCACGGGCTGGAGGTCTACGACGTGTTCTACGTGCGCGCCCAGAAAGGCCGCAAAGTCACAGACTCCCAGCGCATCGACGAAATCACGCACATTCTCCTGGCCGGTCTGGCCTGA
- a CDS encoding tetratricopeptide repeat protein, with protein MTTKSSIGSKARPSEMFSTLVRSRAVTAPARHKSDGCGCGSNCSSLGGPGCGSSSCGCRAKTMTRLNRQGMDACQHGDFDVANRLLSEGIGLARSAGVSMYEAKLRNNLGLVHLLASRPDAAAQEFGQALALVEGKLGRENTLYRRIEGNLSRVGSL; from the coding sequence ATGACCACGAAATCCAGCATCGGTTCCAAAGCCCGACCCAGCGAGATGTTCTCGACCCTGGTGCGCTCGCGCGCAGTGACCGCGCCAGCCCGGCACAAGTCGGACGGATGCGGCTGCGGGAGCAATTGCAGCTCCCTCGGTGGTCCTGGGTGCGGGTCCAGCTCGTGCGGATGCCGGGCCAAGACCATGACGCGCCTGAACCGACAGGGAATGGACGCCTGCCAGCACGGCGATTTTGATGTGGCGAACCGGCTGCTCTCCGAGGGGATAGGCCTCGCCCGCAGCGCCGGAGTATCCATGTACGAAGCGAAGCTGCGCAACAACCTGGGGCTGGTGCATCTGTTGGCGTCCAGACCGGACGCGGCCGCCCAGGAATTCGGGCAGGCGCTGGCGCTGGTGGAAGGCAAGCTCGGCAGGGAAAATACGCTGTACCGGCGCATCGAGGGGAACCTCAGCCGGGTGGGCTCGCTCTGA
- a CDS encoding zinc ribbon domain-containing protein gives MYQKQIEQLVMLQLIDGEMIALKSELANAPKEIQGLEKKFQDTEAAKEQVREKLNYLTDQLRRLETDLADDSVRLKKSKSKMMMVGNSKEYHAMVREMDSLEKLNRSRDEEKAAFAEELERQAAADQEVTAQADAVRVELDAARAGLAERMTAAEKRLEVLNGQRREACKVLPPPILSRYEFIRSRLANPVIVSVDLGVCSGCNISIPPQAYIELQKGQQILSCPNCQRLIYWQQHIAPAQTEETADAKA, from the coding sequence ATGTACCAGAAGCAGATCGAACAATTGGTGATGCTCCAGCTTATTGACGGCGAAATGATCGCCCTCAAGTCCGAGCTTGCAAACGCCCCCAAGGAAATCCAGGGCCTGGAAAAGAAATTCCAGGACACCGAAGCCGCCAAAGAGCAGGTCAGGGAAAAGCTCAACTACCTGACCGACCAGCTGAGGCGCCTTGAGACCGACCTGGCCGACGACAGCGTCCGCCTGAAGAAGTCCAAGAGCAAGATGATGATGGTTGGCAACTCCAAGGAATATCACGCCATGGTGCGCGAGATGGACTCCCTGGAGAAGCTCAACAGGTCGCGCGACGAGGAAAAGGCCGCTTTCGCCGAAGAGCTGGAGCGCCAGGCCGCAGCCGACCAGGAAGTGACCGCCCAGGCCGACGCCGTGCGCGTGGAGCTCGACGCCGCCCGCGCCGGACTGGCCGAGCGCATGACCGCCGCCGAGAAGCGCCTGGAAGTCCTGAACGGCCAGCGCCGCGAAGCCTGCAAGGTGCTGCCCCCGCCCATCCTGTCGCGCTACGAGTTCATCCGCTCGCGCCTGGCCAACCCGGTCATCGTGTCCGTGGACCTGGGCGTGTGCTCCGGCTGCAACATCTCCATTCCGCCGCAGGCCTACATCGAGCTGCAGAAGGGTCAGCAGATTCTCTCCTGCCCCAACTGCCAGCGCCTGATCTACTGGCAGCAGCACATCGCGCCTGCGCAGACGGAAGAGACCGCCGACGCCAAGGCCTAG